One window of Mediterraneibacter butyricigenes genomic DNA carries:
- a CDS encoding ATP-binding protein, with protein MIEITAEIRALIDKAAASVELAEDEYIDPSDGLIHCKKCGGQRQTVVPCFGKPGYFMPRCICQCQREAEERRKAAEERQRRMERIKRRKAQGLQDRYLYDYTFANDNGQNPLMDKARAYVENWKEAYKNNTGLLLFGDVGTGKSFFAGCIANALLDRDVPVLMTNFPTILNRLTGMFSEDRSEFIASFDEYDLLIIDDLGVERSTEYAMEQMFFVIDSRYRSRRPMIITTNLKLSELKNPPDLAHARIYDRILERCAPILFDGKNFREENAGATRQTAKDIVNSKHD; from the coding sequence ATGATTGAGATTACCGCAGAAATCCGGGCGCTGATCGACAAGGCAGCTGCCAGTGTGGAACTGGCTGAGGACGAGTATATAGATCCGTCAGACGGTCTCATCCACTGTAAGAAATGCGGCGGCCAGAGGCAGACCGTTGTGCCATGCTTTGGGAAACCTGGCTACTTCATGCCCCGCTGTATCTGCCAGTGTCAGCGGGAGGCCGAGGAACGGCGCAAGGCCGCCGAGGAACGGCAGCGCCGCATGGAGCGTATCAAACGCCGGAAGGCCCAGGGCCTGCAAGACCGCTATCTGTACGACTACACCTTTGCCAACGACAACGGCCAAAACCCATTGATGGACAAGGCCCGCGCCTATGTGGAGAACTGGAAGGAGGCATATAAAAACAACACCGGCCTGCTGTTGTTCGGGGATGTGGGAACCGGCAAGTCCTTTTTCGCCGGTTGTATTGCCAACGCCCTGCTTGACCGGGATGTGCCGGTGCTGATGACAAACTTCCCCACCATTCTGAACCGCCTGACCGGGATGTTCTCTGAGGACAGGTCGGAGTTTATTGCCAGCTTTGACGAGTATGACCTGCTTATCATTGACGATTTGGGTGTAGAGCGCAGTACCGAATATGCTATGGAGCAGATGTTTTTCGTCATCGACAGCCGCTATCGCAGCCGTAGACCCATGATTATCACAACAAACTTGAAACTGTCCGAGTTGAAAAACCCACCTGATCTGGCTCACGCCCGTATCTATGACCGTATTCTGGAACGGTGTGCGCCGATTCTCTTTGACGGGAAGAATTTCCGGGAAGAAAATGCCGGTGCTACCCGACAGACAGCAAAAGACATTGTAAACAGTAAGCACGACTGA
- a CDS encoding phage replisome organizer N-terminal domain-containing protein — MSDNRKYYYLKLKENYFDDDSIVLLESMQDGVLYSNILLKLYLKSLKHGGRLQLDEDIPYTAQMIATITRQQIGTVERALQIFLKLGLVEVLDSGTFYMSNIELLIGQSSTEAERKRAARLQNKALSAPRTNGGHLSDIRPPEIEIELEKEIEIKREIEKGHPAHAYGRYQNVFLTDGELADLQASFPTVWGQYIEKLSEYMASTGKRYQSHAATIRRWAGEDAKKTITPSRNRDYSVKEDETV; from the coding sequence ATGTCAGACAACCGAAAATATTATTACCTGAAACTCAAAGAAAACTATTTTGACGATGATTCCATCGTGCTGCTGGAAAGTATGCAGGATGGTGTGCTGTATTCCAACATTCTGCTCAAGCTGTATCTGAAATCGCTGAAACATGGCGGGCGGCTCCAGCTTGACGAGGACATCCCCTACACGGCGCAGATGATCGCCACCATCACCCGCCAGCAGATCGGCACTGTGGAGAGAGCCTTGCAGATCTTTTTGAAGCTGGGCCTTGTGGAAGTGCTGGACAGCGGCACATTCTACATGAGCAACATCGAACTTTTAATCGGCCAGTCCTCTACCGAGGCTGAACGAAAGCGGGCTGCGAGGCTCCAAAATAAGGCTCTTTCTGCGCCCCGGACAAACGGCGGACATTTGTCCGACATTCGTCCACCAGAGATAGAGATAGAGTTAGAGAAAGAGATAGAGATAAAGAGAGAGATAGAGAAGGGACACCCCGCCCACGCCTATGGCCGTTACCAGAATGTTTTCCTGACGGACGGGGAACTGGCAGACTTACAGGCCAGCTTTCCCACTGTATGGGGCCAGTACATCGAAAAGCTGTCCGAGTACATGGCTTCTACCGGCAAGCGGTATCAGAGCCATGCTGCCACCATCCGGCGCTGGGCCGGTGAGGATGCTAAAAAAACGATCACACCCTCACGCAACCGGGATTACAGCGTAAAGGAGGATGAAACTGTATGA
- a CDS encoding cysteine-rich VLP domain-containing protein: MKNNKSEPIPVMDYRQYRRVRRLVHECCNYIDGNCIALDDGEECVCVQSISYSLLCRWFRTAVLPQDKELETALFHRLNAKKCAVCGALFTPGSNRAKYCPECAARMKRINAAKRKRKQRKKCHALGAEKPL, encoded by the coding sequence ATGAAGAACAATAAGTCTGAACCTATCCCCGTCATGGATTACCGCCAGTACCGCAGAGTGCGGAGGCTAGTGCATGAGTGCTGTAACTACATCGACGGAAACTGTATTGCCCTGGACGATGGGGAGGAATGTGTCTGTGTCCAGTCCATTTCCTATTCCCTGTTGTGCAGGTGGTTTCGGACGGCGGTATTGCCGCAGGATAAGGAACTGGAAACGGCGCTGTTCCACCGGCTGAATGCAAAGAAATGCGCCGTATGTGGGGCGCTGTTTACCCCCGGTTCCAACCGGGCCAAATACTGCCCGGAATGTGCTGCACGCATGAAGCGGATCAACGCCGCAAAGCGCAAGCGGAAACAACGGAAGAAATGTCACGCTTTAGGGGCTGAAAAACCCTTGTAA
- a CDS encoding type II toxin-antitoxin system RelB/DinJ family antitoxin — MAGNTTNISIRMDADLKAQADALFTELGMNLTTAFNIFVRQSLREGGIPFEVKLEQPNKETVAAMLEAERIAKDPSVKGYNDLDELFADLKK; from the coding sequence ATGGCTGGAAATACCACAAACATCAGTATCCGCATGGACGCAGATTTGAAAGCGCAAGCGGACGCACTGTTTACTGAACTTGGCATGAACCTGACTACGGCGTTTAACATCTTTGTGCGCCAGTCGCTTCGTGAAGGCGGCATTCCCTTTGAGGTGAAGCTGGAACAGCCCAACAAGGAAACGGTTGCTGCCATGCTGGAAGCGGAAAGGATTGCAAAAGACCCGTCTGTAAAGGGATACAATGACCTTGACGAGTTGTTTGCCGACCTGAAAAAATGA
- a CDS encoding type II toxin-antitoxin system YafQ family toxin, with the protein MRKTKYTVKYTTAFKKDYKRAIKRGLKIELLEQVVALLSMGEPLPDKNRDHDLSGDWVGHRECHILPDWLLIYRIEDDVLVLTLARTGSHSDLFGK; encoded by the coding sequence ATGAGGAAAACAAAGTACACCGTCAAGTACACGACCGCTTTCAAAAAGGACTACAAGCGGGCAATCAAGCGCGGCCTGAAAATCGAATTGCTGGAACAGGTCGTGGCGCTGCTGTCGATGGGCGAACCGCTGCCGGATAAAAACCGCGATCACGATTTGTCCGGCGATTGGGTGGGCCATCGGGAATGTCACATTCTCCCGGACTGGCTGCTCATTTACCGTATCGAGGATGATGTGCTGGTGCTGACGCTTGCCCGCACCGGGTCGCACAGCGACTTGTTCGGCAAATAA
- the mobQ gene encoding MobQ family relaxase has product MPPIDFCHIPVSIIKRSEGRSAVAAAAYRSGTKLTNEWDGLTHDYTRKGGIVHAEIMLPAHASPEFADRSTLWNSVEQIEKARDSQLAREIEAALPRELSGEQQLALVRAYVKDNFVDKGMCADFAIHDKGTGNPHVHIMLTLRPLKENGQWGAKCRKAYDLDENGQRIPDGKGGWKNHREDTTDWNDKGNVEIWRAAWAAYTNRVLEAAGQPALVDHRSYKRQGIDKIPSVHLGPAASQMEKRGIRTDKGEVNRQIAADNKLLKEIKARITRLYRWSKDEAEKPQTQQSSLTALWEAQQQLNTPRTRTGKIRALQESAALFSFLQANGIQSMQQLHEKIADMNSRYYDLRGKIVKAERRIAVLTERGEMWAQYNEYKTVHKQLARVKPEKRELFEQRHSRELILYDAAAWYLKELKDSGEAITPKEWRREIDLLTAQKQVDSIDMKAMREELKAVERLRKAADQLARQERDKPRDRGPER; this is encoded by the coding sequence GTGCCACCCATAGATTTTTGCCATATTCCCGTCAGTATCATCAAGCGCAGCGAGGGCCGTTCCGCTGTTGCCGCAGCCGCCTACCGAAGCGGAACCAAGCTGACAAATGAATGGGACGGCCTGACCCATGACTACACCCGGAAAGGCGGCATTGTCCATGCGGAGATCATGCTGCCCGCCCACGCCTCGCCGGAATTTGCAGACCGCTCCACCCTCTGGAACAGCGTGGAGCAAATCGAGAAAGCAAGGGACAGCCAGCTTGCCCGCGAGATCGAAGCAGCTCTGCCTCGCGAACTGTCCGGCGAACAACAGCTCGCTCTTGTGCGTGCCTATGTGAAGGACAACTTTGTGGACAAGGGGATGTGCGCCGACTTCGCCATCCATGACAAGGGAACCGGCAACCCTCATGTCCATATCATGCTGACGCTCCGGCCTCTGAAAGAAAATGGACAGTGGGGCGCAAAGTGCCGCAAGGCATACGACCTGGACGAGAATGGACAGCGTATCCCGGATGGGAAAGGCGGCTGGAAAAATCATCGTGAGGATACAACCGATTGGAACGATAAAGGAAATGTGGAGATTTGGCGGGCAGCGTGGGCGGCCTACACCAATCGGGTGTTGGAGGCAGCCGGTCAGCCTGCCCTGGTAGACCACCGCAGCTACAAGCGACAGGGCATTGATAAAATCCCCTCTGTCCACCTGGGGCCAGCGGCCAGCCAGATGGAGAAGCGCGGCATCCGCACCGACAAGGGGGAAGTAAACCGGCAGATCGCTGCCGACAACAAGCTGCTGAAAGAAATCAAAGCCCGCATTACCCGGCTTTATCGTTGGTCGAAAGACGAAGCGGAAAAACCACAAACACAGCAAAGCAGCTTGACTGCTTTGTGGGAGGCCCAGCAGCAGTTGAACACTCCCCGCACCCGCACCGGTAAAATCCGGGCTTTGCAGGAAAGCGCTGCACTATTTAGCTTTTTACAGGCAAACGGCATCCAGTCTATGCAGCAGCTTCATGAAAAAATCGCTGATATGAACAGCCGTTACTATGACCTGCGGGGAAAGATCGTCAAGGCTGAGCGCCGGATCGCTGTCCTCACCGAGCGCGGGGAGATGTGGGCGCAGTACAACGAGTATAAGACTGTCCACAAGCAGCTTGCCAGGGTAAAGCCGGAGAAGCGGGAACTGTTCGAGCAGCGCCACAGCCGGGAACTGATCCTCTATGACGCGGCGGCCTGGTATCTGAAAGAACTGAAAGACAGCGGCGAGGCAATCACCCCGAAGGAATGGCGGCGTGAGATCGACCTGTTGACCGCCCAGAAACAGGTGGACAGCATCGACATGAAAGCTATGCGGGAGGAGCTAAAAGCTGTGGAACGGCTCCGCAAGGCCGCCGACCAACTGGCCCGACAGGAACGGGACAAGCCCCGCGACCGGGGGCCGGAGCGGTAA
- a CDS encoding DUF3847 domain-containing protein, with product MNEKITAHPQKEEREKVLKEIRQLENRKKILENKQRNEERRGRTRRLIERGAVLEGIFPLAPDLSGAEVKTFLIALSHLPGAAELTANLPKSGDTP from the coding sequence ATGAACGAAAAAATTACAGCCCACCCCCAAAAAGAAGAACGGGAGAAAGTCCTGAAGGAGATTCGGCAGCTTGAAAACCGAAAGAAGATTTTGGAGAACAAGCAGCGGAACGAAGAACGCAGGGGTCGCACCCGCCGCCTGATTGAGCGCGGAGCCGTTTTGGAGGGGATTTTCCCGCTGGCTCCCGACCTTTCCGGCGCGGAGGTCAAAACATTTCTGATTGCCCTGTCCCATCTTCCGGGGGCTGCGGAATTGACTGCAAACCTGCCAAAATCCGGGGACACGCCATAA
- a CDS encoding RNA polymerase sigma factor, which yields MQTINLKQYYPFCKEDICVEVSDEIVEAFLLDKRAEAARERKMFRYKAFYSLDCNDGIENAAIGWAQPSPEDYLIEKEELAEYEELIRRLYEAISSLPPMQARRVHARYMLGMKVKDIAAMEGITPSQAGKSIHAALRRLRRYFARQKWTVNL from the coding sequence ATGCAGACCATCAATCTCAAACAATATTATCCATTTTGCAAAGAGGACATTTGTGTGGAGGTGTCCGATGAGATCGTCGAAGCGTTTCTTCTGGATAAGAGAGCCGAGGCTGCCAGAGAGCGCAAGATGTTCCGGTATAAGGCATTTTATTCCCTCGACTGTAACGATGGAATCGAAAATGCCGCCATCGGCTGGGCGCAGCCATCGCCGGAGGACTACCTGATAGAAAAAGAAGAATTAGCCGAATACGAAGAACTGATACGGCGATTGTACGAAGCCATTTCTTCCCTGCCGCCTATGCAGGCTCGCCGTGTTCACGCCCGCTATATGCTGGGTATGAAAGTGAAAGATATTGCCGCAATGGAGGGTATCACGCCATCACAGGCGGGAAAATCCATCCATGCCGCACTGCGGAGACTGCGCCGGTACTTTGCGCGTCAGAAATGGACGGTCAATCTATGA
- a CDS encoding RNA polymerase subunit sigma-24: MKTINLRWIYTHYRHDEFVEVSDEVWEAMRQAQREMNNYERRKVYHRAWYSLDAYSWTENYALEHGRSPEDILVEREEMTTRLRLIAALPAALAHATPTQARRVHAYYIAGIKQPEISRIEGVHSSKVSVAIRRGLRNMRRCYDGLFQTE, encoded by the coding sequence ATGAAAACAATCAATCTGCGGTGGATTTATACCCACTACCGGCACGACGAGTTTGTAGAGGTCAGCGACGAGGTCTGGGAGGCCATGCGGCAGGCCCAGCGCGAGATGAACAACTATGAGCGCCGGAAGGTCTACCACCGCGCCTGGTACTCCCTGGACGCATATAGCTGGACGGAGAACTACGCGCTGGAACACGGCAGATCGCCGGAGGATATTCTGGTGGAACGAGAAGAAATGACCACCCGTCTGCGCCTGATTGCAGCTCTGCCTGCGGCTCTGGCTCATGCCACTCCGACACAGGCCCGCCGTGTTCACGCCTACTACATTGCTGGTATCAAGCAGCCGGAAATCTCTCGGATAGAGGGCGTCCACAGCAGCAAGGTTAGCGTTGCCATCCGCCGGGGTCTGCGGAATATGCGCCGCTGCTATGATGGCCTTTTCCAAACAGAGTGA
- a CDS encoding RNA polymerase sigma factor: MEVTINYNGQAVAVEVTLEVYEFLDRADHKTENLFHEQRRHWDDREFDEYIITTEGVGVYGETPEEYLCRMETLHELMAVLDTCTEAQRRRFLLYALDGLSLAEIGVLCGCSKVAVYQSVEAVRKKFINFFENRLNE, encoded by the coding sequence ATGGAAGTTACCATCAATTATAACGGACAAGCTGTGGCCGTGGAGGTTACGCTGGAAGTCTATGAATTTCTTGACCGGGCCGATCATAAAACGGAGAACCTGTTCCATGAACAGCGGCGGCATTGGGATGACCGGGAGTTTGACGAGTACATCATTACCACCGAGGGTGTAGGGGTCTACGGCGAAACGCCGGAGGAATACCTTTGCCGCATGGAAACGCTGCATGAGCTGATGGCTGTTCTGGACACCTGTACCGAGGCCCAGCGCCGCCGGTTCCTGCTCTATGCGCTTGACGGGCTGAGCCTTGCAGAGATCGGTGTGCTGTGCGGCTGCTCCAAAGTGGCTGTGTATCAAAGTGTGGAGGCGGTCAGAAAAAAATTTATAAATTTCTTTGAGAACAGGCTTAACGAATGA
- a CDS encoding cysteine-rich KTR domain-containing protein has product MKETSWVSCPICHNKTRIKIRIDTELRNFPLFCPKCKQETLIHVKQLNISVIREPDA; this is encoded by the coding sequence ATGAAAGAGACAAGTTGGGTTAGTTGTCCTATATGCCATAATAAAACCCGAATAAAAATACGAATTGACACGGAATTAAGGAATTTCCCCTTGTTCTGTCCAAAATGTAAACAGGAAACGCTCATTCATGTAAAGCAACTGAATATATCCGTTATTAGAGAGCCAGACGCATAG
- a CDS encoding ABC transporter ATP-binding protein: MELTINDLSKEYGRKKAVNHFSAKLTNGVYGLLGANGAGKTTLMRIICDVQTETKGAIFFNGKNIHDLGEKYRNILGYLPQNFGYYPNFTAYKFLMYISAIKGLPPKKAHNRTMELLQVVDLLTQKNEKIKTFSGGMKQRLGIAQALLNDPRILILDEPTAGLDPKERVRFRNLISSLAENRIVILSTHIVSDVEYIANEILIMKNGELIQHGSPEEILKPIEKCVWECDVSRKEAEELELNYVTANLKHNNGAERLRIISQEAPCRTAWNVDPTLEDLYLYYFTEVSEHE; the protein is encoded by the coding sequence ATGGAACTTACAATAAATGATCTTTCAAAAGAATATGGAAGAAAAAAAGCTGTAAATCATTTCAGCGCAAAATTAACAAATGGTGTTTATGGTCTACTCGGGGCAAATGGTGCGGGCAAGACAACTTTGATGCGAATTATTTGCGATGTCCAAACTGAAACGAAAGGAGCCATTTTTTTTAACGGGAAAAACATTCATGATTTGGGCGAGAAATATCGTAATATCTTAGGCTACCTGCCACAAAATTTTGGCTATTATCCTAACTTTACAGCGTATAAATTTTTGATGTATATCTCTGCAATAAAGGGGCTGCCGCCTAAAAAAGCCCATAATCGCACAATGGAGCTGTTGCAGGTTGTTGATCTGCTCACACAGAAAAACGAAAAAATCAAAACTTTTTCCGGCGGTATGAAACAACGCTTGGGAATTGCTCAAGCATTACTAAACGATCCCCGTATTTTGATTTTGGATGAACCTACAGCTGGACTTGACCCGAAAGAGCGGGTGCGGTTTAGAAATCTGATTAGTTCTTTGGCAGAAAATAGAATTGTAATTTTGTCCACTCACATTGTTTCTGATGTTGAATATATCGCAAATGAGATTCTGATTATGAAAAATGGCGAGTTAATTCAACATGGTTCTCCAGAAGAAATTTTGAAGCCGATTGAAAAATGTGTTTGGGAATGTGATGTATCTCGAAAAGAGGCCGAAGAATTAGAATTGAACTATGTAACAGCAAATCTGAAACATAATAATGGTGCAGAACGGCTGAGGATTATTTCTCAAGAAGCACCATGCAGAACCGCTTGGAATGTTGATCCAACATTGGAAGATTTGTATTTATACTATTTTACGGAGGTATCCGAGCATGAATGA
- a CDS encoding RNA polymerase sigma factor, with protein MEDFILIKKIQSGDTDAFEIIVRKYYQSIYLFCCRRLNGDPDTAADITQDVFLKLLENIQSVRKIGKFQNYLLTIAVNTCNNYTKKAKPLYMDLETLEDIEDTDNAFEKIELNELKAQIQYAINTLPDYQKEVIILRFYYDLKIREIATITKASVSTVKSRLQQGIKKLERYLADFRGGDNV; from the coding sequence ATCGAAGATTTCATACTAATTAAAAAAATCCAGTCGGGTGACACAGATGCATTTGAGATAATTGTCCGAAAATATTATCAGTCAATTTATCTATTTTGTTGTCGGCGATTGAACGGCGATCCAGATACCGCCGCAGATATTACACAAGATGTTTTCTTGAAATTGTTGGAGAATATTCAATCAGTACGAAAGATCGGGAAATTTCAAAACTACCTGCTAACGATTGCTGTTAATACCTGTAACAATTATACTAAGAAAGCAAAACCCCTGTATATGGATTTAGAAACTCTTGAAGATATAGAAGATACTGATAATGCCTTTGAAAAAATTGAGCTTAACGAACTTAAAGCGCAAATTCAATATGCAATCAACACATTACCGGACTATCAAAAAGAGGTCATCATTTTACGATTTTATTATGATTTGAAAATCCGAGAGATTGCAACCATTACAAAAGCTAGTGTTTCTACTGTAAAATCTAGGCTCCAACAGGGGATTAAAAAACTGGAACGATATTTGGCTGATTTTAGAGGAGGCGATAATGTATGA
- a CDS encoding helix-turn-helix domain-containing protein, producing MAKVEDCPGFETFGADVKAAREARRLARKTLAEMVGIEWRYLANIENQGAIPSLPVMIQLIKVCGLPVERYFNPEIMREESEQRQRVSHKLKLCPEEYLPIIEGAIDGALKMEQTAKQKEDA from the coding sequence ATGGCAAAGGTTGAAGATTGTCCCGGTTTTGAAACCTTCGGTGCAGATGTCAAAGCCGCACGAGAGGCAAGGCGTCTGGCACGAAAAACATTGGCAGAAATGGTTGGGATTGAATGGCGGTATCTTGCCAACATTGAGAATCAAGGTGCGATTCCGAGCCTGCCCGTGATGATCCAGTTGATTAAGGTCTGCGGACTTCCCGTGGAACGGTATTTTAACCCGGAGATCATGCGGGAAGAAAGCGAACAGCGGCAGCGGGTCAGCCACAAGCTGAAACTCTGCCCTGAAGAATACCTGCCGATTATCGAAGGTGCCATAGACGGGGCGCTCAAAATGGAACAGACTGCGAAGCAGAAGGAGGACGCATAA
- a CDS encoding TnpV protein encodes MSKLTYIRCGDYDIPNLKLSEQPETSIGKYGRMRKSYLKEHRPILYNHLLMSEKLYPHLIEIDRTAQERVDTMLPHMMETTGVTEELKACDPMRWVGLMNTLTAQIEEILIRELICS; translated from the coding sequence ATGAGTAAGTTGACTTACATTCGTTGTGGAGATTATGATATACCCAACCTAAAACTTTCTGAACAGCCGGAAACTTCTATCGGCAAGTACGGCAGAATGCGAAAATCCTACCTAAAGGAACATCGCCCCATTCTCTACAACCATCTGCTGATGAGCGAGAAGCTGTATCCACACCTGATAGAGATTGACCGGACAGCGCAGGAGCGTGTGGACACTATGTTGCCTCACATGATGGAGACTACGGGGGTCACGGAAGAACTGAAAGCCTGTGACCCTATGCGTTGGGTGGGGCTGATGAACACATTAACGGCACAGATTGAGGAAATTTTAATCAGGGAACTGATTTGCAGCTGA
- a CDS encoding recombinase family protein has protein sequence MRNEKITPLYERLSRDDELQGESNSISNQKRMLEDFARRNGLPNPTHFTDDGISGTRFDRPGFLAMMEEVEAGRVEAIVIKDMSRLGRDYLKVGQVMEVLRQRGVRLIAINDGVDSLKGDDDFTPFRNIMNEFYARDTSRKIRSVFKSKGMSGKHLTGTVIYGYLWDENREHWLVDEEASEVVRRIFSLTLEGYGPYQIACKLSTDRIEIPVVHLARFNEGVNRSKPIKDPYGWGSSTIVNILKKREYLGHTINFKTRKHFKDKKSHYVSEDEWTIFENTHEAIIDQQTFDLAQKIRSNVRRYPNGWGEAAPLTGLLYCADCGGKMYVHRTNNGKRVSQYTCSNYTKVPCGTLCPTQHRINESAVLTLVSDTLRAIAEYSRNDRTEFIHTVQETQVAQQSADISKKRRRLAAAQKRAGELEKLICKIYEDNALGKLPDARYKALDAQYAKEQDALEIEIAELEKAVTGYEQSQKSAEKFIALIDKYENFDTLTNTMLNEFVEKILVHERARKGSQDTTQEIEIYFNFLGRYIPPSLQPLPLTPEEQEELRKKEERKDRLHQNYLKRKASGAQKQYEDKIKAKKKAEMDAKKALIRAEDMKKGVFSTVGQLPKEEPHKGSIAASAAV, from the coding sequence TATCTCAGGCACCCGTTTTGACCGCCCCGGATTTTTGGCGATGATGGAGGAAGTGGAGGCAGGGCGTGTAGAGGCAATCGTCATCAAGGACATGAGCCGGTTAGGACGCGACTATCTGAAGGTCGGTCAAGTTATGGAGGTTTTGCGGCAGCGAGGCGTTCGTCTGATTGCCATCAACGATGGTGTGGACAGTCTGAAAGGCGATGACGATTTTACCCCGTTCCGCAACATTATGAATGAATTTTACGCCCGTGATACCAGTCGGAAAATCCGCTCTGTGTTTAAGTCAAAAGGCATGAGTGGCAAGCACCTGACCGGCACTGTGATTTACGGCTACTTGTGGGATGAAAATCGGGAGCATTGGTTGGTAGATGAGGAAGCTTCCGAAGTGGTACGCCGTATCTTCTCCCTCACGCTGGAGGGATATGGGCCTTACCAGATCGCCTGCAAATTATCCACAGACCGGATTGAAATTCCTGTCGTACACCTTGCCCGCTTCAACGAGGGTGTGAACCGTTCAAAGCCGATCAAAGACCCATATGGATGGGGATCATCTACCATCGTGAACATTTTGAAAAAACGAGAGTATTTAGGGCATACCATCAATTTCAAGACCCGCAAGCACTTTAAGGACAAGAAAAGCCACTATGTTTCTGAGGACGAATGGACGATCTTTGAGAATACCCATGAAGCCATTATCGACCAGCAGACCTTTGATTTGGCGCAGAAAATCCGCAGCAATGTACGGCGTTATCCAAACGGCTGGGGCGAAGCGGCTCCCCTCACAGGCTTGCTCTATTGTGCCGATTGCGGCGGCAAGATGTATGTCCACCGCACCAACAATGGCAAGCGGGTTTCTCAATATACCTGTTCCAATTATACCAAAGTTCCGTGTGGGACACTATGCCCTACACAACACCGTATCAATGAGAGTGCTGTCCTGACATTGGTTTCCGACACGCTCCGGGCTATCGCTGAATATTCGAGAAATGACCGGACGGAATTTATTCACACTGTTCAGGAGACGCAGGTTGCTCAACAGAGTGCCGATATATCGAAAAAGCGCAGGCGTCTGGCTGCTGCCCAAAAGAGAGCCGGAGAACTGGAAAAACTGATTTGCAAAATCTATGAGGACAACGCCCTCGGCAAGCTGCCGGATGCACGATATAAGGCGCTTGATGCACAGTATGCCAAAGAGCAGGATGCACTTGAGATTGAAATTGCAGAGCTGGAAAAGGCTGTTACCGGCTATGAGCAGAGCCAGAAATCCGCAGAGAAATTTATAGCCCTAATTGATAAGTATGAGAATTTTGACACTCTGACAAACACCATGCTCAACGAGTTTGTAGAGAAAATCCTTGTCCACGAACGCGCCCGAAAAGGCAGCCAGGACACCACGCAGGAAATTGAAATCTACTTCAATTTTTTAGGGCGCTATATCCCACCATCCTTACAGCCGCTTCCTTTAACCCCGGAGGAACAGGAAGAACTGCGGAAAAAAGAAGAACGCAAGGACAGGCTTCATCAGAATTATTTGAAGCGGAAAGCCAGCGGCGCACAGAAACAGTATGAGGACAAAATCAAGGCGAAGAAAAAAGCGGAAATGGACGCTAAGAAAGCCCTGATCCGGGCTGAGGATATGAAAAAAGGTGTTTTTTCTACTGTCGGACAGCTACCAAAAGAAGAACCGCACAAAGGCAGCATAGCAGCCAGCGCAGCAGTCTAA